The nucleotide window ACAAGAGGGGGGTATAATGGTACTAGCACGTATATGCTACGTGCTGGCTGTGGTGCAGTCTACACGCCACTGGACCGCAGGTGGTTCCGCGCGGGAATCCCTGGCGGCAGTGGAATGAGAAACACCCGGACGAAAGAGCAACTGGAGAGATTGAGACTACGGGATCGCACGGGGGGTGTGCAGGAGGagcagagggaaggaggggggaagttggaggaggcgatGACGAAGGGTATACCTCTCATTGTCTTGAGAGTAAATGATAGGGAAGCTAATGCTGTGTGTTTATAGGAAAGCTCTTAACCACGCCGTCAAGGTTGTTCAAGTTATTGATTCCGCTATCAACTGGGATTCAGGGAGAGCATAAAGGTGTGTGTTGTTTAAATCCACTTAATGTGGTGGATGAAATACTGACAACCCAGACATCGAACCAATTGCCATTCTcgtccacccccaacaaccacTCTCCCACCTAGAACGACTAATCCAATCCGAAGTCCCAGCCATAACAACTGAAGACGGCCAGACTCGCCCCCCAACCGTCTCCTTCATCGCCCTCCAAATCGAAGACCACCCCATCCGACCCCGAAAAGCCGTCTACGAAGGCACCGGCGCAGAAGTCCACCAGCTGGACGAGATGGGCCGCATCGACGACGGCGAAGGCAAGCGAGCCCCCACCGAAGACGACACGTACACGTACCTACGCCGAACGGAGCCCAGcaagaagggagagggaggatcaccgggtggaggtggtaagCGGGAGCAGCGCTTCGTACGCTGGTCCCAGTCCACCGAGATCGGCGATTTCATCCGCGACGCAGCACGGGCGCGGGAATTCATCGTCTCCGTGGAAGGCGCACCAGCCGGGGTACATCAGATCCATGTGGCGGTGCCATCGTTCGACGAGCGGACGTATTTCCTGCGGATGCGACTGCGGAAGATCTCCGGACGGATCCAGGGCATCGCGGAGATCAAGCACGAGTGTGATGCGCTGGCGCACCGGGGTGCGCAGCGGGTGGCGATGGGAGGGCTGGGCATTCTGGCGATGTGGTGGTACTTGGTGTATAGGTTGACGTTTGAGACGGATCTGGGATGGGATACGATGGAGCCGGTGACGTATCTGGTGAGTTTGTCGACGCTGATGGGGGGATATCTGTGGTTCTTGTACCATAATCGGGAGATATCGTACCGGTCGGCGTTGGATTTTACGATCAATGCGcggcagaagaagctgtaTCAGGAGAAGGGGATTGATTTGCAGCTGTGGGAGTCATTGATTGATGAGGGGAATACGTTGCGTAAGGAGATTAAGAATATTGCGGCGGAGTATGATGTGGAgtgggatgagatgaaggatgagagggatgagagggtgacggaggcgttgaagcaggagaggacgcagaagaatgggaagagaggaaaaggaggtgatgatgaagaggatggagattgATCTATACACAGCCCCATGTTCATGCCCGTTGCATTGCACTCATTGCACTCAACCATTTCGAACAGGATCATAATactccttctttccactGCTGGCACTACTACCAATCCCAGAACTGGcagcactactaccacccCCAACAGCAGTACCAGCAGAAGCACCACCATCATGTCTCACTCCCATCTGAGGAGAACTTGCCCGAcctatacatacatacatacagcatAGTTAGCCAgtgtacatacatacataccctcAAACCAAATACCCCCCAACTCTCAAAAGAAtagaaagtaaaaaaaagaaaaagaaatagaagaatatacATACCgtcctccccacccttcacaccaccaccaccaccaccaccagcaaccccattccctctcctcctatTCCGATTATTCCTCACATCCCTACTCCTAAAAACACTATACAGCAACCAACCCGCCACCCAATTCGGCCCATACTCGCCCGTCGTCATCCCCCGGGCAAATAACGGTCTCGTGAGGGGGCTCGCGTTCCTCGCTATCTCATTTATCCCCCATCGCTGGCGCTCCGGGCGGATGTGGTGCCAGAAGTAGGGCGGTTTGAGGGCTTTGTAGTTGTCTAGGAGGTTGCTGGGGGATTCGTTGAGGTGGTTGTAGGTGGAGATTGCTTCGTCCTGGAGAAtagattactttatttaGTTTTGTTTTGGGGGTGAgggattggggaagaaggtatGGGGATATACTCTCATGGCGCGGTAGTATTGCTCGTGTTGGGGATCGTGTGTCGAGAGGCCTAATGCAGCCATGAATTCTTCTTTGCTGGCGCGGGGGGAGACGGacatctctctctttcactCTTTATTCTTGGGGGGATTTTGGGGTGAGGGTTGGGTTtggtgagggtggaggtATGATATGGTGGTAGGATTGAAAGGGTATAAGTGATGGTTTGGTGTAGGTGATGTGATTTATGTAGTGATATCTTACGCCACTAGGTACTATGTCCTCTCAAATTATAAGGAAGGGATAGACTGTAAGGGTATATGTATCAACAGGGATAGCGATTCCGGTTTCGTCTGCAGTAACACGGATTCCCGAGGGGACagtgcttgcttgcttatcTGGgtgattgttgattgatGGCTGATTGTACTCAGGAGAATATGTTTCTGTCCCGTCGGATCAGCACATGTATGATCAATCGACAGACAATATGGAATAAAGGAAATAGATgatatacttttttttctttaaaaaaaggCAACTCCAGGTGTTATTGTCTTGTATACTACATAGCTTAGCCATCTGCAGCACAGCCGTTGTCTGTTAGTCACGGAATCAATCTGTGAGACTAAGAATAAGAACAATGTCTCCCATATGACCCAACTTATCGCACTGCTATAATCATCAGATACCACCGCTGCACTGCCAGGGGCAAGAAAGATACCCGTCGTCCTACTCAGCTAGTG belongs to Aspergillus luchuensis IFO 4308 DNA, chromosome 3, nearly complete sequence and includes:
- a CDS encoding uncharacterized protein (COG:S;~EggNog:ENOG410PJM8;~InterPro:IPR006769,IPR039055;~PFAM:PF04678;~TransMembrane:2 (i340-360o372-390i);~go_process: GO:0051560 - mitochondrial calcium ion homeostasis [Evidence IEA]); amino-acid sequence: MRSILGRVHRVGLALPLAPSTQWHACSASPAILGAATTRGGYNGTSTYMLRAGCGAVYTPLDRRWFRAGIPGGSGMRNTRTKEQLERLRLRDRTGGVQEEQREGGGKLEEAMTKGKLLTTPSRLFKLLIPLSTGIQGEHKDIEPIAILVHPQQPLSHLERLIQSEVPAITTEDGQTRPPTVSFIALQIEDHPIRPRKAVYEGTGAEVHQLDEMGRIDDGEGKRAPTEDDTYTYLRRTEPSKKGEGGSPGGGGKREQRFVRWSQSTEIGDFIRDAARAREFIVSVEGAPAGVHQIHVAVPSFDERTYFLRMRLRKISGRIQGIAEIKHECDALAHRGAQRVAMGGLGILAMWWYLVYRLTFETDLGWDTMEPVTYLVSLSTLMGGYLWFLYHNREISYRSALDFTINARQKKLYQEKGIDLQLWESLIDEGNTLRKEIKNIAAEYDVEWDEMKDERDERVTEALKQERTQKNGKRGKGGDDEEDGD
- a CDS encoding uncharacterized protein (COG:S;~EggNog:ENOG410PXCW), yielding MSVSPRASKEEFMAALGLSTHDPQHEQYYRAMRDEAISTYNHLNESPSNLLDNYKALKPPYFWHHIRPERQRWGINEIARNASPLTRPLFARGMTTGEYGPNWVAGWLLYSVFRSRDVRNNRNRRRGNGVAGGGGGGGVKGGEDGRASSPQMGVRHDGGASAGTAVGGGSSAASSGIGSSASSGKKEYYDPVRNG